GTGCGGAGGACGTGCTTCAGTTCGATAATATGAACGATCGGCGCATTGTGGGCAGTACACACTGGAATCACTACGCCATCGTGCTCGACGTACCCGAGGAGAGCGCCACGATCTCGATCGGTGTTCTGCTGATGGGGGCAGGCGAGGTGTGGCTGGACAGCCTCCGTTTTGAAGAGGCGGAACTTAGCGTACCGACGACGAACCTCGATCTTCACTATGAGCTGCTGGAGGAGCCTACCAATTTATCGTTTGAAGAGTGAGGTGGAGGGGGTTCACGCTGCTATGGAAATGAATGAATCCTGGATCGTCGATGGATAGGGGATTCCCCGTACAACCATTAGGCAGAAGTCCTTCCTTATCGGAGGGCTTCTTCTTTTTTTCTCCATGGATGAATGGTTGCGTTGCATCATATTTACTCCTATGATGGTCTTGAGCAATTATCCCTATCATTATGATAATCATAGATAGCTTCAGCGCATTAGAAACAACTCTTATTATCCGCATCTTTTCTTGTATACGATATTTCTGAAGAAAACGAGCATCTATTTGCCAAAAGGAAGGTGTACCATGCACGTAATAACGCTATGCGGATCGACCAAGTTTAAAGCACAGTTTCGGGAAGTCGAAGCTGCGCTTACGTTAAGCGGACATATCGTTCTTAGTGTCGGTTTTTTTGAGCAGAGCGACGGGATGGAGATCACGGGGAAGCAGGAGCGCCAGCTTAAAGAGCTGCACTTCCGCAAAATCGATAGGTCGGACGAAATCTTTGTAATCGATGTGAATGGCTATATTGGAGACAGCACTCGGGCCGAGATTGAATACGCCAGCAGTCATGGTAAGAAGGTACGGTATTATTCAAAGGAGCAACTGTAGTAGTCTGCTCCTCGAAGCCCCCGCATTTATGATATTCGTTGACGGACAGATCGGACGTTTGTTTACTAAAAAACGGTCTTCCGAACGAGCTCGATATCTTTCTCTGTATACCCGTTTTTACGAACTAGGATTCAGGATGGGCACTAGCATTCACGCCCATGGCAATGATATTGAATCCATATGCTTTTTTTGTTATAATTCCCAAATGGCGGTGGTGGATTCAATGGATATTTATATGGTTATTCAGCAGTTATATCCGACTTTCTCGAAGAAAGAACAGTTGGTAGCGAATTATATTCTTCAAGAAGGTCAATCAATTAATAACATGAATATATCTGTGCTGGCGAACCATGTCGGTGTCTCGAATGGGACAATCACGCATTTTTGCAAGAAGATTGGTTGCAATAATTTTGCCGAATTGAAGGTTCAGTTGGGCAGGCTTCGTACTGCGACGGCTCCTTCGGCGGAGGACAATATTCTCATTCAAGTATCAAAATTCTATCAGACGGTCATTGAGCGTTCGAATCAATTACTGGACATTACATATTTGCATCGACTTGCTGAAGCGATTAAGAGCGCAGCGCGAATTTACATATACGGAATCGGGAGCTCGGGACTTTCAGCG
This Paenibacillus sp. JZ16 DNA region includes the following protein-coding sequences:
- a CDS encoding DUF4406 domain-containing protein, translating into MHVITLCGSTKFKAQFREVEAALTLSGHIVLSVGFFEQSDGMEITGKQERQLKELHFRKIDRSDEIFVIDVNGYIGDSTRAEIEYASSHGKKVRYYSKEQL
- a CDS encoding MurR/RpiR family transcriptional regulator encodes the protein MAVVDSMDIYMVIQQLYPTFSKKEQLVANYILQEGQSINNMNISVLANHVGVSNGTITHFCKKIGCNNFAELKVQLGRLRTATAPSAEDNILIQVSKFYQTVIERSNQLLDITYLHRLAEAIKSAARIYIYGIGSSGLSAKEMMLRLLRMGFNVQSITDSHLMLINSSILNENDFVIAISSSGETSVIVDATRIAKNNGCKVICLTSFSESTLAQQVDSFILVSNTLFVDKERFVNSQFSVMYAIDILCMILLADPDLNSRMQITVNTILEHNRMD